Proteins co-encoded in one Corylus avellana chromosome ca9, CavTom2PMs-1.0 genomic window:
- the LOC132191365 gene encoding uracil phosphoribosyltransferase yields the protein MASCRINSTLRCPSGAPRFSSTCRHHNLRAPLLFINTTLSTSPPNLERISCSSAPRRSSVAVRAHMATEKKSTSQDRMLVFVPPHPLIKHWVSVLRNEQTPSPIFRNAMAELGRLLIYEASRDWLPTVTGEIQSPMGVASVEFIDPREPMSVVPILRAGLALAEHASSILPATKTYHLGISRDEETLQPTIYLNKLPDKFPEGSRVFVVDPMLATGGTIVAAVNLLKERGIDNNQILVISAVAAPPALQKLSEKFPGLHVYTGIIDPTVNEKGFIIPGLGDAGDRSFGT from the exons ATGGCCTCGTGCCGTATTAACTCTACGCTCCGGTGCCCGTCCGGTGCGCCGCGTTTCTCGTCCACATGTCGCCATCACAACCTGCGTGCTCCTCTCCTATTTATTAACACGACTCTGTCCACTTCGCCGCCCAACCTCGAAAGG ATCTCGTGCTCCAGTGCTCCGCGCCGTAGCTCTGTTGCTGTGAGGGCTCATATGGCCACCGAGAAGAAATCGACCTCACAGGACAGAATGCTG GTCTTTGTGCCTCCGCATCCATTGATCAAGCATTGGGTTTCAGTTCTAAGGAATGAACAAACACCTTCTCCCATATTCA GGAATGCAATGGCTGAGTTGGGGAGGCTACTTATATATGAAGCTTCGAGGGATTGGTTG CCTACTGTTACGGGGGAGATTCAGTCACCAATGGGTGTCGCCTCAGTTGAGTTCATAGATCCAAGGGAGCCTATGTCG GTAGTTCCAATCCTAAGAGCTGGTCTAGCTCTTGCAGAACACGCATCCTCAATCTTGCCAGCAACAAAAACATACCATCTGG GGATAAGTAGAGACGAAGAGACACTTCAGCCAACAATATATCTGAACAA GTTACCGGACAAATTTCCTGAAGGGTCTCGAGTATTTGTTGTTGATCCAATGCTGGCAACAG GTGGCACAATTGTGGCAGCTGTCAACCTCTTAAAGGAGCGTGGAATTGATAACAATCAAATTTTAGTG ATATCTGCTGTGGCCGCCCCTCCAGCTCTTCAAAAGCTCAGTGAGAAGTTCCCTGG GCTTCATGTCTACACTGGCATAATTGATCCCACAGTAAATGAAAAAGG GTTCATAATTCCTGGACTTGGAGATGCTGGAGACCGCAGCTTTGGTACATGA
- the LOC132162442 gene encoding glycine-rich protein 23-like: MGCLCNRGRKKKGKPPMAAIHRRGNRSSTQASQGGAADGMAAGSRDGDMVVMTNYGAAVLAATAISATADSATFVSDGGGGGGGCGGAGCGGGGGCGGGGGGGGVVVVIVLLNLFCGGRSRVGGAGGKNGAGGFGGGGEGIGGGDDDGGGGGGDIETGGDFGGGGGWDGGGGGGGWDGGGGGGISGGGGGDFGGGGGGGGGCGGGHIQLDCNFNVDRDGDGRYIDMEHGSGCGVIDGGAGGRGGREDVAVVVKFDNKI; the protein is encoded by the exons ATGGGCTGTCTTTGCAACCGAGGGCGtaagaagaaaggaaaacctCCAATGGCTGCTATCCATAGAAGAGGTAATCGTTCAAGCACCCAAGCATCTCAAGGTGGGGCTGCTGATGGTATGGCAGCCGGCTCAAGAGACGGTGACATGGTTGTTATGACCAATTATGGTGCTGCTGTGCTAGCAGCTACAGCTATTTCAGCGACAGCTGATTCGGCAACATTTGTTAGTgacggtggtggtggtggtggaggttgTGGTGGTGCTGGGTGCGGGGGAGGAGGAGGTtgtggcggcggcggcggcggtggCGGAG TAGTCGTTGTAATTGTTCTTTTGAATCTCTTCTGTGGAGGACGTAGCAGGGTCGGAGGTGCTGGTGGAAAGAATGGTGCTGGCGGTTTTGGAGGAGGTGGAGAAGGCATAGGCggtggtgatgatgatggtggtggtggtgggggcGATATTGAAACTGGAGGAGAttttggaggaggtggaggTTGGGacggtggtggaggaggtggaggttgggatggtggtggaggaggaggtATTAGTGGTGGTGGCGGAGGAGattttggtggtggtggtggtggcggcggTGGCTGCGGTGGAG GACATATACAACTCGACTGTAACTTTAACGTTGACCGCGATGGCGATGGCCGATACATAGATATGGAACATGGTAGCGGTTGTGGGGTAATTGACGGTGGAGCTGGTGGAAGAGGAGGACGGGAGGATGTGGCGGTGGTGGTGAAGTTTGACAATAAGATATAG